The Gemmatimonadota bacterium genome window below encodes:
- a CDS encoding 6-bladed beta-propeller, whose protein sequence is MRKALSYLVDICSVGHHLTRRTQSLAVALIVAQFAEAHGQLLVDDDAWQVGPEPRLEIGTPVDGRFALYRVAGASFLADGRIVVANDFSELLLFGPDGDFQRSFGREGDGPGEFKRIGAIGVGNSDTLLVFDRFHSRISVFDSDGELAGTTALDAGAPVGARMQAGPLAGGWTAQGRFVASRSIYELPRLAANSPRQVTPMDTIYTSRPTAAELFFFDAAGTVVRKVSDLMGTEKARLLEWETNVSSISLSSIQVDVSFLKTLEVAVASNVVAFGNTAKYEIRLLNSEGQEVATIRRPGEPSEVTETDRERWIEDRLTGIGDPKTRRSRRSLLETLELPTTVPQFRSLAIQEGGRIWVEEFRIPAEANGPSTWQVYDSAGAHLGEAVLPAGFRPFSITRDEVMGLWRDELDVEFIRVYELEGAAIG, encoded by the coding sequence ATGAGAAAAGCTCTTTCCTATCTCGTCGACATCTGCTCGGTAGGACACCACCTCACCCGTCGTACCCAGTCTCTCGCCGTCGCCCTGATCGTCGCGCAGTTCGCGGAGGCTCATGGACAGCTCCTGGTGGACGACGACGCTTGGCAGGTCGGTCCGGAACCTCGCCTCGAAATCGGCACCCCTGTCGACGGCCGCTTCGCACTCTATCGGGTTGCCGGAGCATCCTTCCTGGCAGACGGACGAATCGTCGTGGCGAACGATTTTTCCGAACTTCTGCTCTTCGGTCCGGACGGGGATTTCCAAAGGTCGTTCGGCCGGGAAGGCGACGGTCCGGGCGAATTCAAGCGGATCGGCGCCATTGGTGTCGGCAATAGCGACACGCTGCTGGTGTTCGACCGATTTCACAGCCGCATCTCGGTTTTCGATTCCGACGGAGAGCTGGCTGGAACGACCGCTTTGGATGCTGGAGCACCGGTTGGGGCGAGGATGCAGGCCGGACCTCTCGCCGGCGGTTGGACCGCACAAGGGAGGTTCGTGGCCTCGCGCTCCATCTATGAACTACCTAGACTAGCGGCTAACAGTCCTCGCCAGGTGACGCCGATGGATACGATCTACACGAGCCGCCCTACCGCTGCTGAGTTGTTCTTCTTCGATGCGGCGGGCACGGTCGTGCGAAAGGTGAGCGATTTGATGGGCACGGAGAAAGCACGACTCCTGGAGTGGGAGACGAATGTCAGTTCCATATCGCTTTCCAGCATCCAAGTCGATGTCTCGTTCCTGAAGACTCTTGAGGTGGCGGTAGCTTCCAATGTCGTCGCCTTCGGCAATACGGCGAAATACGAAATCCGCCTCCTGAACTCCGAAGGTCAGGAGGTGGCCACCATTCGCCGTCCCGGCGAGCCGTCCGAGGTCACGGAAACCGATCGTGAGCGTTGGATCGAAGACAGGTTAACGGGAATCGGGGATCCCAAAACCCGCAGGAGCAGACGTTCGCTTCTTGAAACCTTGGAACTTCCCACAACCGTTCCCCAATTTCGGTCGCTGGCCATCCAGGAAGGAGGCAGGATCTGGGTGGAGGAGTTTCGCATACCGGCGGAGGCGAATGGACCTTCGACCTGGCAGGTCTACGACTCGGCCGGAGCGCACCTCGGCGAGGCCGTCCTGCCCGCCGGTTTTCGCCCGTTCTCGATCACCCGGGACGAGGTGATGGGCTTATGGCGGGACGAACTCGACGTCGAGTTCATACGGGTGTACGAGCTGGAGGGCGCGGCCATAGGTTGA